A region from the Salicibibacter cibarius genome encodes:
- the pfkA gene encoding 6-phosphofructokinase codes for MRNIGILTSGGDSPGMNAAIRAVVRKAIYHDVRVWGINYGFSGLLNNDIYPLEIGDVGDIIHRGGTMLYTARCEEFKTKDGQEKAIRHLQEAGMDALVVVGGDGSFRGAQTLDNLGFPTIGVPATIDNDVPGTDFTVGFDTALNTVIEAIDKIRDTATSHERTYVIEVMGRHAGDLALWSGLADGAETILIPEQPYDMEDTVRRLVRGHKRGKKHSIIIVAEGAASGVNFGKEIQERTGYETRVTVLGHIQRGGSPSAFDRVLASRLAAHATELLIKGKSGRMVGMLANEIDDQPLDYALEKPHHIDENMYRLSQELSI; via the coding sequence ATGCGAAACATAGGAATTTTGACGAGCGGGGGGGATTCTCCCGGGATGAACGCAGCCATCCGAGCAGTCGTACGAAAAGCGATCTACCATGATGTGCGTGTGTGGGGGATCAATTATGGGTTTTCCGGACTTTTGAACAATGATATTTATCCTTTGGAAATCGGCGATGTCGGCGATATTATCCATCGCGGGGGAACGATGCTTTATACGGCAAGGTGTGAGGAATTTAAAACAAAAGACGGACAGGAAAAAGCGATTCGGCATTTGCAAGAGGCCGGAATGGATGCCCTCGTTGTCGTTGGCGGGGACGGTTCTTTTCGGGGAGCCCAAACGCTGGACAATTTAGGTTTCCCGACGATTGGTGTGCCTGCTACCATTGATAATGACGTTCCCGGAACTGATTTTACCGTCGGCTTTGACACTGCTTTGAACACGGTGATCGAAGCGATCGATAAAATACGGGACACGGCCACCTCCCACGAACGAACCTATGTGATCGAAGTCATGGGGCGCCACGCCGGGGACTTGGCGCTATGGTCCGGGTTGGCCGACGGCGCAGAAACGATCCTTATTCCCGAGCAGCCTTATGATATGGAAGATACGGTCCGTCGTCTTGTAAGAGGACATAAGCGAGGCAAGAAACATAGCATTATTATCGTGGCGGAAGGGGCCGCGAGCGGGGTGAACTTCGGAAAAGAAATTCAGGAACGCACAGGTTATGAGACGCGAGTCACCGTTCTGGGCCATATTCAACGCGGCGGTTCACCGTCCGCTTTTGACCGTGTGCTCGCGAGTCGGCTGGCCGCACACGCAACGGAATTATTAATCAAAGGGAAGTCCGGGCGAATGGTAGGAATGTTAGCGAATGAAATCGATGATCAACCGCTCGACTATGCGCTTGAAAAACCCCATCACATTGATGAAAATATGTACCGGTTATCCCAAGAACTATCCATTTAG
- the pyk gene encoding pyruvate kinase: MRKTKIVVTIGPASEDKQTLKQLIDAGMNVARLNFSHGDHEEHRARIRMIREAAAETGKEISILLDTKGPEIRTYEMENGKVHLQKGSVVRLTGENIPGNAKRIGVTYKDLAKDLTSGDTVLLDDGLIELQVEAVDGNDVEATVMNDGILKNNKGVNLPKVKVNLPGMTDKDAEDIRFGLEEGIDFIAASFIRRAADVFEIRELLEFHQAENTPIIPKIENEEGVENIEEILEVSEGIMVARGDLGVEIPPEEVPLIQKKLIGYSNNLAKPVITATQMLESMTTNPRPTRAEASDVANAIFDGTDAIMLSGETAAGDYPVEAVETMSRIAVKAESALNYEEVLDNRTKESRTTITNSISQAVTRTALSLDTSAILTATESGYTARLVSKYRPKSKIIAVTSDIRVLRRLNLVWGVYPLLGEKVATTDEMFDITVSEALKSGVVKHGDLVVITAGVPVGETGTTNMMKVHVIGEVAAKGQGIGQTNPSGKAVVARNAQEANDKMEEGNILIAPSTDKEMMNAFEKAAAVITEEGGLTCHAAVVGLTLGIPVVVGVERAVERFEDGEELTLDSARGDIYRGHASVL; the protein is encoded by the coding sequence ATGAGAAAAACGAAAATCGTTGTAACGATCGGCCCTGCATCAGAGGATAAACAAACTTTGAAACAGTTGATTGATGCCGGGATGAATGTTGCCCGTCTCAATTTTTCCCATGGAGATCATGAAGAACACCGCGCGAGAATACGGATGATTCGAGAAGCGGCAGCGGAGACAGGAAAAGAAATATCGATTTTATTGGATACGAAAGGGCCTGAAATTCGCACGTATGAAATGGAAAATGGAAAGGTGCACTTGCAAAAAGGGTCCGTCGTTCGTCTCACAGGTGAGAATATCCCGGGAAATGCAAAGCGAATAGGCGTTACATACAAAGATTTAGCGAAAGACCTCACCTCCGGTGACACCGTCCTCCTAGACGATGGGTTAATTGAATTGCAGGTGGAAGCCGTTGACGGAAATGACGTCGAGGCAACCGTCATGAATGATGGCATATTAAAAAATAATAAAGGCGTCAATTTGCCGAAAGTTAAAGTAAACTTACCGGGAATGACAGATAAAGATGCCGAAGATATCCGCTTTGGACTTGAGGAAGGCATCGATTTTATTGCCGCTTCATTCATTCGAAGAGCGGCCGATGTTTTTGAGATCAGGGAATTACTAGAATTTCATCAAGCTGAAAATACCCCCATTATTCCCAAAATCGAAAACGAAGAGGGGGTCGAAAACATCGAAGAAATCCTCGAAGTTTCCGAAGGGATCATGGTGGCAAGAGGCGATTTAGGCGTGGAAATCCCCCCCGAGGAAGTTCCTCTCATTCAAAAAAAGTTGATTGGTTACAGCAACAATCTGGCAAAGCCGGTCATTACAGCCACACAAATGCTTGAATCGATGACGACAAACCCTCGCCCCACCAGAGCGGAAGCAAGTGATGTCGCGAACGCGATCTTCGATGGCACGGATGCGATTATGTTGTCGGGAGAGACGGCTGCTGGCGACTACCCGGTCGAAGCGGTTGAAACGATGAGTCGTATTGCTGTTAAGGCGGAGTCCGCGTTAAACTATGAAGAGGTGTTGGATAACCGGACGAAAGAAAGCAGGACCACGATCACAAATTCGATCAGCCAAGCGGTTACGAGAACAGCGTTAAGCTTGGATACATCCGCGATTCTTACAGCGACGGAAAGCGGCTATACGGCACGGCTCGTTTCCAAATACCGACCTAAATCAAAAATCATAGCCGTTACGAGCGACATCCGTGTGCTCAGACGCTTAAACCTCGTGTGGGGCGTCTACCCATTGCTTGGCGAAAAAGTGGCTACCACCGATGAAATGTTTGACATAACCGTGAGTGAAGCCCTTAAATCCGGAGTGGTCAAACATGGCGACCTCGTTGTGATCACTGCCGGCGTTCCGGTAGGAGAAACTGGGACAACCAATATGATGAAAGTCCACGTCATCGGGGAAGTAGCCGCGAAAGGGCAAGGAATAGGCCAGACAAATCCATCCGGGAAAGCCGTTGTCGCCCGCAACGCCCAAGAAGCGAACGATAAAATGGAAGAAGGGAATATTTTAATCGCGCCTTCGACGGACAAAGAGATGATGAATGCTTTTGAAAAAGCAGCGGCCGTCATCACCGAAGAAGGTGGTTTGACATGCCACGCTGCCGTTGTCGGCTTAACCCTCGGGATTCCCGTTGTCGTTGGTGTCGAGCGCGCCGTTGAACGCTTCGAAGATGGAGAAGAATTAACGTTAGACAGTGCACGTGGAGATATTTACAGGGGACATGCCAGTGTTTTATAA
- a CDS encoding FxsA family protein, producing MARLFILLLLAIPIIEIIVIWLVGRALGFWPTLFLLVLTSVLGIWLARREGRQTWRVLQLQIQNQQTPTGVALDGICILFGGFLLIAPGFLTDLLGFMLILPFTRTYIKGFVRYFFNKVLMNRNIMVIRR from the coding sequence TTGGCGAGGTTGTTCATTCTTTTATTACTCGCGATCCCGATTATTGAAATCATCGTCATTTGGTTAGTTGGACGAGCACTTGGTTTTTGGCCCACATTGTTCCTCCTGGTCCTCACAAGTGTCCTCGGTATATGGTTGGCGCGAAGAGAAGGCAGGCAAACATGGCGAGTGTTGCAACTGCAAATACAAAATCAGCAAACGCCGACTGGCGTTGCGCTTGATGGCATCTGTATTCTTTTCGGCGGTTTTTTGCTCATCGCCCCCGGCTTTCTCACTGACCTTCTTGGCTTTATGCTCATCCTTCCGTTTACGCGAACGTATATCAAAGGCTTCGTCCGCTATTTTTTCAATAAAGTGCTGATGAATCGAAATATAATGGTTATCCGACGTTGA